A single window of Excalfactoria chinensis isolate bCotChi1 chromosome 13, bCotChi1.hap2, whole genome shotgun sequence DNA harbors:
- the LOC140258386 gene encoding protocadherin gamma-A5-like, with protein MCAAREGRWGRRQRALLCCVLVAAWEAAWGQLRYSVPEELPKGSFVGDVAKDLALELAALGNRGARVVSQGRTQYFALHANSGHLVTAERIDREQLCRLQEKCVLRCELIVEGEMKVYAIEVEITDINDNTPNFRAEEMKLRMSETTVLGSRFPLPVAQDRDVGTNSLHSYSLSGDEHFSLSVQAGDDGEKRPELVLAKALDREEAAFHELLLRASDGGDPARTGTARIRVAVLDANDNAPAFSQAVYTVRVPEDVPVGSTLLSVTATDPDDGTNGDIKYSVNKITDKASEIFHLDQNTGAIMLVKSLDFEEEQSYELELHARDGGDLFDTAKVSISVTDVNDNAPEISVRSSLSEISEDALPGTVVALLHVQDRDSGANGEVRCSLGEGVPFRLERALDDYYSVVTARELDRERASEYNVTVRAADGGSPALRSGAVLALRVLDVNDNAPVFAEARYSARLPENNAEGALVLTVRAWDADWGQNARVRYRLREGRLRGAPLSSYVSVQAETGALYALRSFDYEEVREVELWVRAEDGGAPPLSSNVSVRLLIADENDNAPQVLYPPAAPPASSSGSGSWESGAWGWSGVELAPRSAEPGALVAKVVAVDADAGQNAWLSYELAKATEPGLFRVGLHSGEVRTARSPLARDAARHSLVVVVKDRGRPALSATATLTVVLAESVAELLSELGSAAAPAEPAGSLTRWLVLAVAAVSCLFLAFLLLLLALRLRRWRLSRLPPPPSAAGVLRGVPASHFVGIDGVRAFLRSYSHDVSLTADSRKSQLRCAGGSCCDTLPARPPPDEAAPLRGEDAAAHRASETDALTVSAATAAVPRLFLSFRLSFGI; from the coding sequence ATGTGCGCGGCCAGAGAAGGGCGCTGGGGCCGGAGGCAGCGGGCGCTGCTGTGCTGCGTGTTGGTGGCGGCGTGGGAGGCGGCGTGGGGGCAGCTGCGCTACTCGGTGCCCGAGGAGCTGCCCAAGGGCTCGTTCGTGGGCGACGTGGCCAAGGACCTGGCGCTGGAGCTGGCGGCGCTCGGCAACCGCGGCGCCCGAGTGGTGTCCCAAGGCAGGACGCAGTATTTCGCTCTGCATGCGAACAGCGGCCACCTGGTGACGGCCGAGAGGATAgacagggagcagctgtgccGGCTGCAGGAGAAATGCGTGCTGCGCTGTGAGCTGATCGTGGAGGGCGAGATGAAGGTTTATGCCATCGAAGTGGAAATCACGGACATTAACGATAACACTCCCAATTTTCGTGCGGAGGAAATGAAACTGAGGATGAGTGAGACGACAGTCCTGGGATCGAGATTTCCATTACCGGTTGCACAAGACCGGGACGTGGGTACGAACTCACTACACAGCTACTCGCTGAGCGGCGACGAGCACTTCTCGCTGTCCGTGCAGGCGGGAGACGACGGCGAGAAGCGTCCCGAGCTGGTGCTGGCCAAGGCGCTGGACCGGGAGGAGGCGGCGTTTCacgagctgctgctgagggcgAGCGACGGCGGCGATCCGGCGCGGACGGGCACGGCGCGTATCCGCGTGGCTGTGCTGGACGCCAACGACAACGCGCCCGCGTTCAGCCAGGCGGTGTACACGGTGCGAGTGCCCGAGGACGTGCCCGTGGGCTCCACGCTGCTCAGCGTCACCGCCACCGACCCCGACGACGGAACCAACGGAGacataaaatattcagtaaataaaattactgaCAAAGCTTCCGAGATATTCCATCTTGACCAAAACACGGGTGCTATCATGCTGGTGAAGAGCTTGGACTTCGAGGAAGAACAGTCTTACGAACTAGAATTGCATGCACGGGACGGAGGAGATTTATTCGACACGGCGAAGGTGTCGATCTCGGTGACCGACGTGAACGACAACGCGCCCGAGATTTCGGTGCGGTCGTCGCTGAGCGAGATCTCGGAGGACGCGTTGCCGGGGACGGTGGTGGCCCTGCTGCACGTGCAGGACCGCGACTCGGGCGCCAACGGGGAGGTGCGGTGCAGCCTGGGCGAGGGCGTCCCGTTCCGTCTGGAGCGGGCGCTGGACGACTACTACAGCGTGGTGACGGCGCGGGAGCTGGACCGCGAGCGGGCGTCGGAGTACAACGTGACGGTGCGGGCGGCGGACGGCGGGTCGCCGGCGCTGCGGAGCGGCGCGGTGCTGGCGCTGCGGGTGCTGGACGTGAACGACAACGCGCCGGTGTTCGCGGAGGCGCGCTACAGCGCCCGGCTGCCCGAGAACAACGCGGAGGGCGCGCTGGTGCTGACGGTGCGCGCGTGGGACGCGGACTGGGGGCAGAACGCGCGCGTGCGCTACCGGCTGCGGGAGGGGCGGCTGCGGGGCGCGCCGCTCTCGTCCTACGTGTCGGTGCAGGCGGAGACGGGCGCGCTGTACGCGCTGCGCTCGTTCGACTACGAGGAGGTGCGCGaggtggagctgtgggtgcgGGCGGAGGACGGCGGCGCGCCGCCGCTCAGCAGCAACGTGTCGGTGCGGCTGCTGATCGCGGACGAGAACGACAACGCGCCGCAGGTGCTGTACCCGCCGGCGGCGCCGCCCGCTTCGAGTTCGGGCTCGGGCTCGTGGGAGTCGGGCGCGTGGGGCTGGTCGGGCGTGGAGCTGGCGCCGCGCTCGGCGGAGCCCGGCGCGCTGGTGGCCAAGGTGGTGGCGGTGGACGCGGACGCGGGGCAGAACGCGTGGCTGTCGTACGAGCTGGCCAAGGCGACGGAGCCGGGGCTGTTCCGCGTGGGGCTGCACAGCGGCGAGGTGCGCACGGCTCGCTCGCCGCTGGCCCGCGACGCGGCGCGCCACAgcctggtggtggtggtgaaggACCGCGGGCGGCCGGCGCTGTCGGCCACGGCCACGCTGACGGTGGTGCTGGCCGAGAGCGTGGCCGAGCTGCTGTCGGAGCTGGGCAGCGCGGCGGCGCCGGCCGAGCCCGCGGGCAGCCTGACGCGCTGGCTGGTGCTGGCCGTGGCGGCCGTGTCCTGCCTCTTCCtcgccttcctgctgctgctgctggcgctgcGCCTGCGCCGCTGGCGCCTCTCTCGGCTGCCGCCTCCGCCTTCGGCCGCCGGCGTGTTGCGCGGCGTGCCGGCCTCGCACTTCGTGGGCATCGACGGCGTCCGCGCCTTCCTGCGCTCCTACTCGCACGACGTGTCGCTCACGGCCGACTCGCGCAAGAGCCAGCTGCGCTGCGCGGGCGGCAGCTGCTGCGACAcgctcccggcccggccgccgcccGACGAGGCCGCTCCGCTGCGCGGGGAAGACGCAGCCGCCCACCGCGCCTCGGAGACCGACGCCCTCACGGTGAGTGCTGCGACCGCGGCCGTTCCGCgtctcttcctctcctttcgCCTGTCCTTTGGAATCTGA
- the LOC140258387 gene encoding protocadherin gamma-A2-like, whose product MCAAREGRWGRRQRALLCCVLVAAWEAAWGQLRYSVPEELPKGSFVGDVAKDLALELAALGNRGARVVSQGRTQYFALHANSGHLVTAERIDREQLCRLQEKCVLRCELIVEGEMKVYAIEVEITDINDNAPSFRDGETELEMSEVTAPGSRLPLPNAHDSDVGKNSLQSYTLSGDEHFSLSVKTAADGEKRPELVLAKALDREEAAFHELLLRASDGGDPARTGTARIRVSVLDANDNAPAFSQAVYTVRVPEDVPVGSTLLSVTATDPDDGTNGDVKYTLNKATELASEIFHLKPDTGAIKLVRNLDFEEWNSYELEVQARDGGGLFDTATVSISVTDVNDNAPEISVRSSLSEISEDALPGTVVALLHVQDRDSGANGEVRCSLGEGVPFRLERALDDYYSVVTARELDRERASEYNVTVRAADGGSPALRSGAVLALRVLDVNDNAPVFAEARYSARLPENNAEGALVLTVRAWDADWGQNARVRYRLREGRLRGAPLSSYVSVQAETGALYALRSFDYEEVREVELWVRAEDGGAPPLSSNVSVRLLIADENDNAPQVLYPPAAPPASSSGSGSWESGAWGWSGVELAPRSAEPGALVAKVVAVDADAGQNAWLSYELAKATEPGLFRVGLHSGEVRTARSPLARDAARHSLVVVVKDRGRPALSATATLTVVLAESVAELLSELGSAAAPAEPAGSLTRWLVLAVAAVSCLFLAFLLLLLALRLRRWRLSRLPPPPSAAGVLRGVPASHFVGIDGVRAFLRSYSHDVSLTADSRKSQLRCAGGSCCDTLPARPPPDEAAPLRGEDAAAHRASETDALTRQRSVEPCVQCRAAAAGAAVHHGGEEGAERCRQPRPLRPGSLSRSLCRRPDGF is encoded by the exons ATGTGCGCGGCCAGAGAAGGGCGCTGGGGCCGGAGGCAGCGGGCGCTGCTGTGCTGCGTGTTGGTGGCGGCGTGGGAAGCGGCGTGGGGGCAGCTGCGCTACTCGGTGCCCGAGGAGCTGCCCAAGGGCTCGTTCGTGGGCGACGTGGCCAAGGACCTGGCGCTGGAGCTGGCGGCGCTCGGCAACCGTGGTGCCCGAGTGGTGTCCCAAGGCAGGACGCAGTATTTCGCTCTGCATGCGAACAGCGGCCACCTGGTGACGGCCGAGAGGATAgacagggagcagctgtgccGGCTGCAGGAGAAATGCGTGCTGCGCTGTGAGCTGATCGTGGAGGGCGAGATGAAGGTTTATGCCATCGAAGTGGAAATCACGGACATTAATGACAACGCGCCCAGCTTCCGAGACGGAGAAACTGAACTGGAGATGAGCGAAGTGACGGCCCCAGGGTCGCGATTACCTCTGCCCAATGCTCACGACTCGGACGTGGGCAAGAATTCCCTACAGAGCTACACGCTGAGCGGCGACGAGCACTTCTCGCTGTCCGTGAAGACAGCAGCCGACGGCGAGAAGCGTCCCGAGCTGGTGCTGGCCAAGGCGCTGGACCGGGAGGAGGCGGCGTTtcatgagctgctgctgagggcgAGCGACGGCGGCGATCCGGCTCGGACGGGCACGGCGCGTATCCGCGTGTCTGTGCTGGACGCCAACGACAACGCGCCCGCGTTCAGCCAGGCGGTGTATACGGTGCGAGTGCCCGAGGACGTGCCCGTGGGCTCCACGCTGCTCAGCGTCACCGCCACCGACCCCGACGACGGAACCAACGGAGACGTCAAGTACACGCTGAATAAAGCAACAGAACTCGCATCCGAAATCTTCCACCTGAAACCCGATACGGGAGCGATCAAGCTGGTGAGGAACCTGGACTTCGAGGAATGGAATTCCTATGAGTTGGAGGTACAGGCACGAGATGGCGGTGGCCTTTTCGACACGGCGACGGTGTCGATCTCGGTGACGGACGTGAACGACAACGCGCCCGAGATTTCGGTGCGGTCGTCGCTGAGCGAGATCTCGGAGGACGCGTTGCCGGGGACGGTGGTGGCCCTGCTGCACGTGCAGGACCGCGACTCGGGCGCCAACGGGGAGGTGCGGTGCAGCCTGGGCGAGGGCGTCCCGTTCCGTCTGGAGCGGGCGCTGGACGACTACTACAGCGTGGTGACGGCGCGGGAGCTGGACCGCGAGCGGGCGTCGGAGTACAACGTGACGGTGCGGGCGGCGGACGGCGGGTCGCCGGCGCTGCGGAGCGGCGCGGTGCTGGCGCTGCGGGTGCTGGACGTGAACGACAACGCGCCGGTGTTCGCGGAGGCGCGCTACAGCGCCCGGCTGCCCGAGAACAACGCGGAGGGCGCGCTGGTGCTGACGGTGCGCGCGTGGGACGCGGACTGGGGGCAGAACGCGCGCGTGCGCTACCGGCTGCGGGAGGGGCGGCTGCGGGGCGCGCCGCTCTCGTCCTACGTGTCGGTGCAGGCGGAGACGGGCGCGCTGTACGCGCTGCGCTCGTTCGACTACGAGGAGGTGCGCGaggtggagctgtgggtgcgGGCGGAGGACGGCGGCGCGCCGCCGCTCAGCAGCAACGTGTCGGTGCGGCTGCTGATCGCGGACGAGAACGACAACGCGCCGCAGGTGCTGTACCCGCCGGCGGCGCCGCCCGCTTCGAGTTCGGGCTCGGGCTCGTGGGAGTCGGGCGCGTGGGGCTGGTCGGGCGTGGAGCTGGCGCCGCGCTCGGCGGAGCCCGGCGCGCTGGTGGCCAAGGTGGTGGCGGTGGACGCGGACGCGGGGCAGAACGCGTGGCTGTCGTACGAGCTGGCCAAGGCGACGGAGCCGGGGCTGTTCCGCGTGGGGCTGCACAGCGGCGAGGTGCGCACGGCTCGCTCGCCGCTGGCCCGCGACGCGGCGCGCCACAgcctggtggtggtggtgaaggACCGCGGGCGGCCGGCGCTGTCGGCCACGGCCACGCTGACGGTGGTGCTGGCCGAGAGCGTGGCCGAGCTGCTGTCGGAGCTGGGCAGCGCGGCGGCGCCGGCCGAGCCCGCGGGCAGCCTGACGCGCTGGCTGGTGCTGGCCGTGGCGGCCGTGTCCTGCCTCTTCCtcgccttcctgctgctgctgctggcgctgcGCCTGCGCCGCTGGCGCCTCTCTCGGCTGCCGCCTCCGCCTTCGGCCGCCGGCGTGTTGCGCGGCGTGCCGGCCTCGCACTTCGTGGGCATCGACGGCGTCCGCGCCTTCCTGCGCTCCTACTCGCACGACGTGTCGCTCACGGCCGACTCGCGCAAGAGCCAGCTGCGCTGCGCGGGCGGCAGCTGCTGCGACAcgctcccggcccggccgccgcccGACGAGGCCGCTCCGCTGCGCGGGGAAGACGCAGCCGCCCACCGCGCCTCGGAGACCGACGCCCTCACG AGGCAGCGCTCGGTGGAGCCGTGCGTGCAGTGCCgggcggcggctgcgggcgcCGCTGTTCACCacggaggagaggaaggagcgGAGCGCTGCAGGCAGCCCCGCCCGCTGCGGCCCGGCTCGCTCTCTCGCTCGCTGTGTCGGCGTCCGGACGGGTTCTGA
- the LOC140258388 gene encoding uncharacterized protein, translated as MSVSFRSDSAQSSVYKRQAKINNQEDDSSAAPRRARWAARRAAAARCPRPRLGPEQRTGCRSRAKCPRRSRPARRGPTPRSAACPGSAGRRAARPGADAPATSEQRSAGTRPRAAPAPAPARSAAPPAGRRPPGPRSAPAARPARSRPAPRAAWPWPTAPAARGPSPRPPAAVWPRPAPTRPASCAPRRCAAPRGTAPAPAPAAARTTATRCAPRPRPPPPPWPPGSRPRPSAAPPRTAPRPRPLRRPPPRPPPATAPAARCRCGPARRRAPSPWRCAPASLRPAPAPPRRTRGTARSRTSAARTARPSPPAPTRTSRPRRRPPARNSRARWRPRPRPARSRAAPALPPRCSRARRRCRRPPRTPARCRSRPTPPAPDPRGSTAPGCPGPWR; from the exons ATGTCGGTTTCTTTCAGAAGTGATTCTGCACAATCATCTGTATATAAAAGGCAAGCGAAGATCAACAATCAGGAAGATGATAGCAGTG CGGCTCCTCGACGGGCACGCTGGGCAGCAAGGCGGGCGGCAGCAGCCAGGTGCCCTCGGCCAAGGCTCGGCCCGGAGCAACGCACAGGTTGTAGGAGTAGGGCAAAGTGCCCTCGCAGAAGTCGGCCGGCAAGGCGGGGCCCGACGCCGAGAAGCGCCGCGTGCCCAGGCAGCGCAGGACGGcgggcggcccggcccggcgcaGACGCGCCAGCAACGTCAGAGCAGCGCTCAGCAGGAACGCGGCCGAGAGCAGCGCCAGCGCCAGCACCAGCGAGAAGCGCAGCTCCGCCTGCGGGTCGGCGGCCTCCGGGCCCTCGATCAGCTCCGGCAGCGCGTCCTGCACGCTCTCGGCCAGCACCACGTGCAGCGTGGCCGTGGCCGACAGCGCCGGCTGCCCGTGGTCCTTCACCACGGCCACCAGCCGCTGTTTGGCCGCGTCCCGCTCCGACACGGCCCGCGTCGTGCGCACCTCGCCGCTGTGCAGCCCCACGCGGAACAGCGCCGGCTCCGGCGCCTGCAGCAGCTCGTACGACAGCCACGCGTTGCGCCCCGCGTCCGCGTCCACCGCCACCACCTTGGCCACCAGGTAGCCGGCCTCGGCCGAGCGCGGCACCACCTCGAACGGCCCCGCGCCCGCGCCCGCTCCGCCGCCctccgccccgcccgccgccggccACAGCACCCGCGGCGCGTTGTCGTTGCGGTCCAGCACGAAGACGCGCACCGTCGCCGTGGCGCTGCGCGCCGGCGTCCCTCCGTCCCGCGCCCGCACCTCCACGGCGAACTCGCGGCACCGCTCGTAGTCGAACGAGCGCTGCGCGTACAGCTCGCCCGTCTCCGCCCGCACCGACACGAACGTCGCgtccgcgccgccgcccgccaGCGCGTAACTCACGCGCCCGTTGGCGCCCGCGTCCGCGTCCCGCGCGCTCACGCGCAGCACCGGCTCTCCCGCCGCGTTGTTCTCGGGCACGTAGGCGCTGTAGGCGGCCTCCTCGAACACCGGCGCGTTGTCGTTCACGTCCGACACCTCCAGCACCAGATCCGCGCGGCTCGACAGCGCCGGGCTGCCCCGGTCCGTGGCGGTGA
- the LOC140258389 gene encoding protocadherin gamma-A2-like, with translation MVVREGRWGRRQRALLCCVLVAAWEAAWGQLRYSVPEELPKGSFVGDVAKDLTLELAALGNRGARVVSQGRTQYFALHANSGHLVTAERIDREQLCDFVQQCVLRCELIVEGEMKVYAIEVEITDINDNAPSFREAEIELKLSEVTAPGSRLPLPNAHDPDIGANSLQSYTLSGDEHFSLSVQTGADGEKRPELVLAKALDREEAAFHELLLRASDGGDPARTGTARIRVSVLDANDNAPAFSQAVYTVRVPEDVPVGSTLLSVTATDPDDGTNGIVTYSLNKITQKASKIFYLEPESGAIKLVRNLDFEEWNSYELEVQARDGGGLFDTATVSISVTDVNDNAPEISVRSSLSEISEDALPGTVVALLHVQDRDSGANGEVRCSLGEGVPFRLERALDDYYSVVTARELDRERASEYNVTVRAADGGSPALRSGAVLALRVLDVNDNAPVFAEARYSARLPENNAEGALVLTVRAWDADWGQNARVRYRLREGRLRGAPLSSYVSVQAETGALYALRSFDYEEVREVELWVRAEDGGAPPLSSNVSVRLLIADENDNAPQVLYPPAAPPASSSGSGSWESGAWGWSGVELAPRSAEPGALVAKVVAVDADAGQNAWLSYELAKATEPGLFRVGLHSGEVRTARSPLARDAARHSLVVVVKDRGRPALSATATLTVVLAESVAELLSELGSAAAPAEPAGSLTRWLVLAVAAVSCLFLAFLLLLLALRLRRWRLSRLPPPPSAAGVLRGVPASHFVGIDGVRAFLRSYSHDVSLTADSRKSQLRCAGGSCCDTLPARPPSEISNALVQMVDHTVANGDPASAEVCSLY, from the coding sequence ATGGTGGTGAGAGAAGGGCGCTGGGGCCGGAGGCAGCGGGCGCTGCTGTGCTGCGTGTTGGTGGCGGCGTGGGAGGCGGCGTGGGGGCAGCTGCGCTACTCGGTGCCCGAGGAGCTGCCCAAGGGCTCGTTCGTGGGCGACGTGGCCAAGGACCTGACGCTGGAGCTGGCGGCGCTCGGCAACCGCGGCGCCCGAGTGGTGTCCCAAGGCAGGACGCAGTATTTCGCTCTGCATGCGAACAGCGGCCACTTGGTGACGGCCGAGAGGATAgacagggagcagctgtgcGACTTTGTACAGCAGTGCGTGCTGCGCTGTGAGCTGATCGTGGAGGGCGAGATGAAGGTTTATGCAATCGAAGTGGAAATCACGGACATTAACGACAACGCGCCAAGCTTCCGAGAGGCAGAAATAGAACTGAAGTTGAGCGAGGTGACGGCCCCAGGGTCGCGATTACCTCTTCCCAATGCTCATGACCCAGACATCGGTGCCAATTCCCTACAGAGCTACACGCTGAGCGGCGACGAGCACTTCTCGCTGTCCGTGCAGACAGGAGCCGACGGCGAGAAGCGTCCCGAGCTGGTGCTGGCCAAGGCGCTGGACCGGGAGGAGGCGGCGTTTCacgagctgctgctgagggcgAGCGACGGCGGCGATCCTGCGCGGACAGGCACGGCGCGCATCCGTGTATCTGTGCTGGACGCCAACGACAACGCGCCCGCGTTCAGCCAGGCGGTGTACACGGTGCGAGTGCCCGAGGACGTGCCCGTGGGCTCCACGTTGCTCAGCGTCACCGCCACCGACCCCGACGACGGAACCAATGGGATCGTGACATACTCGTTGAATAAAATTACTCAGAAAGCTTCGAAGATATTCTATCTTGAGCCCGAATCTGGAGCGATCAAGCTAGTGAGGAACCTGGACTTCGAGGAATGGAATTCCTATGAGTTGGAGGTACAGGCACGAGACGGCGGTGGCCTTTTCGACACGGCGACGGTGTCGATCTCGGTGACGGACGTGAACGACAACGCGCCCGAGATTTCGGTGCGGTCGTCGCTGAGCGAGATCTCGGAGGACGCGTTGCCGGGGACGGTGGTGGCCCTGCTGCACGTGCAGGACCGCGACTCGGGCGCCAACGGGGAGGTGCGGTGCAGCCTGGGCGAGGGCGTCCCGTTCCGTCTGGAGCGGGCGCTGGACGACTACTACAGCGTGGTGACGGCGCGGGAGCTGGACCGCGAGCGGGCGTCGGAGTACAACGTGACGGTGCGGGCGGCGGACGGCGGGTCGCCGGCGCTGCGGAGCGGCGCGGTGCTGGCGCTGCGGGTGCTGGACGTGAACGACAACGCGCCGGTGTTCGCGGAGGCGCGCTACAGCGCCCGGCTGCCCGAGAACAACGCGGAGGGCGCGCTGGTGCTGACGGTGCGCGCGTGGGACGCGGACTGGGGGCAGAACGCGCGCGTGCGCTACCGGCTGCGGGAGGGGCGGCTGCGGGGCGCGCCGCTCTCGTCCTACGTGTCGGTGCAGGCGGAGACGGGCGCGCTGTACGCGCTGCGCTCGTTCGACTACGAGGAGGTGCGCGaggtggagctgtgggtgcgGGCGGAGGACGGCGGCGCGCCGCCGCTCAGCAGCAACGTGTCGGTGCGGCTGCTGATCGCGGACGAGAACGACAACGCGCCGCAGGTGCTGTACCCGCCGGCGGCGCCGCCCGCTTCGAGTTCGGGCTCGGGCTCGTGGGAGTCGGGCGCGTGGGGCTGGTCGGGCGTGGAGCTGGCGCCGCGCTCGGCGGAGCCCGGCGCGCTGGTGGCCAAGGTGGTGGCGGTGGACGCGGACGCGGGGCAGAACGCGTGGCTGTCGTACGAGCTGGCCAAGGCGACGGAGCCGGGGCTGTTCCGCGTGGGGCTGCACAGCGGCGAGGTGCGCACGGCTCGCTCGCCGCTGGCCCGCGACGCGGCGCGCCACAgcctggtggtggtggtgaaggACCGCGGGCGGCCGGCGCTGTCGGCCACGGCCACGCTGACGGTGGTGCTGGCCGAGAGCGTGGCCGAGCTGCTGTCGGAGCTGGGCAGCGCGGCGGCGCCGGCCGAGCCCGCGGGCAGCCTGACGCGCTGGCTGGTGCTGGCCGTGGCGGCCGTGTCCTGCCTCTTCCtcgccttcctgctgctgctgctggcgctgcGCCTGCGCCGCTGGCGCCTCTCTCGGCTGCCGCCTCCGCCTTCGGCCGCCGGCGTGTTGCGCGGCGTGCCGGCCTCGCACTTCGTGGGCATCGACGGCGTCCGCGCCTTCCTGCGCTCCTACTCGCACGACGTGTCGCTCACGGCCGACTCGCGCAAGAGCCAGCTGCGCTGCGCGGGCGGCAGCTGCTGCGACAcgctcccggcccggccgccATCGGAGATTTCGAATGCTCTCGTCCAGATGGTTGATCACACTGTGGCAAATGGAGACCCCGCTTCTGCTGAGGTATGTTCTCTATattaa